A stretch of the Xiphias gladius isolate SHS-SW01 ecotype Sanya breed wild chromosome 21, ASM1685928v1, whole genome shotgun sequence genome encodes the following:
- the LOC120783257 gene encoding cytochrome c oxidase subunit NDUFA4 has protein sequence MIKTVIQHAKKHPGLIPQFFFTTLGITGAVLYLIRLARGPHVTLWDKRNNPEPWNKLDPTYQYKFVAINTDYKSLKKEGPDF, from the exons ATGATTAAGACTGTGATTCAACATGCGAAGAAACACCCAGGG ttaATCCCTCAATTTTTCTTCACCACTCTGGGCATCACAGGGGCCGTCCTCTATCTGATCCGTCTGGCAAGAGGGCCTCACGTCAC CCTCTGGGACAAGAGGAACAACCCAGAGCCCTGGAACAAGCTCGACCCAACCTACCAGTACAAG TTTGTGGCAATCAACACGGACTACAAGAGCCTGAAGAAAGAGGGCCCTGACTTCTAA